One region of Citrus sinensis cultivar Valencia sweet orange chromosome 6, DVS_A1.0, whole genome shotgun sequence genomic DNA includes:
- the LOC107177480 gene encoding uncharacterized protein LOC107177480, whose amino-acid sequence MMQRLEQMVREMGPLDDVTAKHEPQFASDIMVAKYPPRFHLPQMEPYDGQRDPTEHLELYRTLMEVQGASQAILYRAFPLTLVGAARRWFRKLQPHFISSFGDLSREFTSHFRSAQQRRKPVTYLLTVKQQEWETLRDYIRKYNNEIIQVDGYDDGISLFGIMEGLKMGKLWWSVSKRPPTSYSEMLARVEKYANAEERFKNRNQEK is encoded by the coding sequence ATGATGCAGAGACTTGAGCAAATGGTTCGAGAAATGGGCCCACTTGATGATGTAACAGCAAAACATGAGCCACAATTTGCTTCTGATATAATGGTAGCAAAATATCCACCTAGGTTTCATTTACCCCAAATGGAGCCTTATGATGGGCAGAGGGATCCAACAGAACATTTAGAATTGTATCGCACCCTTATGGAAGTGCAAGGAGCATCACAAGCAATTCTTTATCGGGCTTTTCCTCTTACCTTAGTAGGAGCAGCACGAAGATGGTTCCGAAAGTTGCAGCCACACTTCATCTCATCCTTTGGAGATTTGAGTAGAGAATTCACCTCTCACTTCCGAAGTGCccaacaaagaagaaaaccaGTGACTTACCTATTGACCGTCAAACAACAGGAATGGGAGACCTTAAGAGACTACATCAGAAAGTATAATAATGAGATCATCCAAGTAGATGGTTATGATGATGGCATATCACTTTTTGGTATTATGGAAGGGCTTAAGATGGGAAAACTATGGTGGTCAGTTTCAAAAAGACCACCCACTTCTTACTCTGAGATGCTTGCGAGAGTTGAGAAATATGCCAATGCGGAAGAAAGATTCAAGAACAGAAATCAAGAGAAATGA